One Pseudomonas sp. MH9.2 DNA segment encodes these proteins:
- a CDS encoding DUF2388 domain-containing protein → MRTPLIATALGLLLLAGVAQAQTVKATSNIVVRAFGRSIDFTSDTTTSTRDSKVVIQAKDDAASYVASKGDIRGVQLEAAFDTLRARLPEARDASDQTLAEAILAL, encoded by the coding sequence ATGCGTACCCCGCTCATTGCTACCGCCCTCGGCCTCTTGTTGTTGGCCGGTGTAGCTCAAGCTCAAACTGTGAAGGCAACCAGTAACATTGTCGTCCGCGCCTTCGGCCGCAGTATTGATTTCACTTCTGACACCACCACCTCGACCCGCGACTCAAAAGTCGTGATCCAGGCCAAAGATGATGCTGCCAGCTACGTTGCCAGCAAAGGCGATATTCGCGGAGTGCAGCTTGAGGCCGCGTTCGACACCTTGCGTGCTCGCCTGCCTGAAGCCCGAGACGCCAGTGACCAAACGCTGGCCGAAGCCATTCTTGCTCTGTGA
- a CDS encoding DUF2388 domain-containing protein — protein sequence MRFLLLLFVALTWSLQAQAFDLTTQNLVASGFVTSKVTSAPFDNKLILAAQDDAAAFIASDGQLRGAQLESALAFLREEHRQTQPEFRASDLELAQAILVQ from the coding sequence ATGCGTTTTCTGTTGCTTCTGTTCGTTGCCCTGACTTGGAGTCTCCAGGCCCAGGCGTTTGACCTGACCACACAAAATCTGGTCGCCAGCGGATTTGTCACCAGCAAAGTGACCTCCGCCCCCTTCGACAATAAACTGATACTTGCCGCCCAGGATGATGCTGCAGCGTTTATAGCCAGTGATGGCCAACTGCGAGGAGCACAGCTTGAATCGGCGTTGGCTTTTTTACGTGAAGAGCACCGTCAGACCCAGCCAGAATTTCGTGCCAGTGATCTTGAACTGGCGCAGGCAATCCTCGTCCAATAA
- a CDS encoding DUF2388 domain-containing protein: MSRLRLLSAVVLLAVATGASASSFVVTTDAVVRALDASSNATSKVSSSLKDDKIVLAARDDAASFVASQGDIRGVHLEGALAHIRQQAPQLSATDTQLAQAILAL; encoded by the coding sequence ATGTCCCGCCTACGCCTACTTAGCGCTGTAGTCCTGCTGGCTGTCGCTACCGGCGCCAGCGCTTCGAGTTTTGTCGTCACCACCGATGCTGTAGTCCGCGCGCTCGATGCCTCCAGCAATGCAACGTCCAAAGTCTCGTCGTCGCTCAAGGATGACAAAATCGTTCTTGCGGCACGTGACGACGCGGCCAGTTTTGTCGCCAGCCAAGGTGACATCCGTGGTGTACACCTGGAAGGCGCCCTGGCGCATATCCGCCAACAGGCTCCTCAGCTCAGCGCCACCGATACTCAGCTGGCGCAAGCGATTCTGGCCCTCTAA
- a CDS encoding DUF1127 domain-containing protein has product MERTLSSDLFYENTASTAKAAWPLRAFANLMLWQRRISSRHQLARLDARLLADAGISESQRYEELSKPFWR; this is encoded by the coding sequence ATGGAACGTACACTCAGTTCCGACCTGTTCTACGAAAATACCGCTTCAACCGCTAAAGCTGCATGGCCTCTTCGCGCTTTCGCCAACCTGATGCTTTGGCAGCGTCGCATCTCCAGCCGCCACCAACTGGCTCGTCTGGACGCACGTTTGCTGGCTGACGCCGGGATTAGCGAATCGCAACGTTACGAAGAGTTGAGCAAGCCGTTCTGGCGCTAA
- a CDS encoding acetyl-CoA hydrolase/transferase family protein, translated as MYRDRIRLPSLLNKVMSAADAAALIQDGMTVGMSGFTRAGEAKAVPQALAERAKVSPLKISLMTGASLGNDLDKQLTEAGVLSRRMPFQVDSTLRKAINDGSVMFIDQHLSDTVEQLRNRQIKAVDLAVIECVAITEEGHLILSTSVGNSASFAILAKEVIVEINLAQPLELEGLHDIYIPSYRPTRLPIPVLKPDSRIGSHAVQIDPAKIIGIVISNQPDSHSTVLPPDEETQAIASHLVEFFKSEVRADRLTNSLMPLQAGIGTIANAVMHGLLDSPFHDMTMYSEVLQDSTFDLFDSGKLIFASGSSITLSAAKHDEVFNKLEHYKPQLVLRPQEISNHPEVIRRLGIIGINTALEFDLYGNVNSTHVCGTRMMNGIGGSGDFARNAHLAIFVTKSIAKGGAISSVVPMVSHVDHTEHDVDILVTEQGLADLRGLAPRERARVIIDNCVHPDYREALNAYFAAACKIGGHTPHVLREALSWHINLEETGRMQPL; from the coding sequence ATGTACCGTGACCGTATCCGCTTGCCTTCTCTGCTCAACAAGGTGATGAGCGCGGCAGATGCCGCAGCCCTGATCCAGGACGGCATGACCGTCGGTATGAGCGGCTTTACCCGTGCAGGCGAAGCCAAGGCTGTGCCTCAGGCACTGGCCGAGCGCGCCAAAGTGTCTCCGCTGAAAATCAGCCTGATGACCGGCGCCAGCCTCGGCAATGACCTCGATAAACAATTGACCGAAGCCGGTGTGCTGTCCCGTCGCATGCCGTTTCAGGTCGACAGCACCCTGCGCAAAGCAATCAACGATGGCTCGGTGATGTTTATCGATCAGCATCTGTCCGACACCGTTGAGCAGTTACGTAACCGCCAGATCAAAGCCGTTGACCTGGCTGTGATCGAATGCGTGGCCATCACCGAAGAAGGGCATCTGATCCTGAGTACTTCGGTGGGCAACTCAGCCAGCTTCGCCATTCTGGCCAAAGAAGTGATCGTCGAGATCAACCTTGCTCAGCCACTTGAGCTGGAAGGCCTGCACGACATCTACATCCCAAGCTACCGTCCAACCCGCCTGCCGATCCCGGTACTGAAGCCTGACAGCCGCATCGGCAGCCACGCCGTGCAGATCGACCCGGCGAAGATCATCGGCATTGTGATCAGCAATCAACCTGACTCGCACTCGACAGTCCTGCCACCTGACGAAGAAACACAGGCTATCGCCAGCCACTTGGTGGAGTTTTTCAAAAGCGAAGTGCGCGCAGATCGGTTGACCAACAGCCTGATGCCACTTCAGGCAGGCATTGGCACCATCGCCAACGCAGTGATGCACGGTCTGCTGGACTCACCGTTCCATGACATGACCATGTACTCCGAAGTGCTTCAGGATTCGACATTTGACTTGTTCGACTCCGGCAAACTGATCTTTGCATCTGGCAGCTCCATCACCTTGTCTGCCGCCAAGCACGACGAAGTGTTCAACAAGCTGGAGCACTACAAGCCACAGCTGGTGCTGCGTCCACAGGAGATCTCAAACCATCCTGAGGTCATTCGCCGCCTGGGGATTATCGGCATCAACACCGCACTGGAATTCGACCTGTACGGCAACGTCAACTCCACCCACGTCTGCGGCACGCGGATGATGAATGGCATTGGCGGTTCGGGAGATTTTGCCCGTAACGCGCACTTGGCGATTTTTGTCACCAAGTCTATTGCCAAGGGCGGTGCGATCTCCAGCGTTGTGCCGATGGTCAGCCATGTCGATCACACTGAACATGACGTGGATATCCTGGTGACCGAGCAAGGCCTGGCTGACTTGCGCGGCCTGGCACCACGGGAGCGCGCACGGGTGATTATCGACAACTGTGTGCACCCGGATTATCGCGAAGCACTCAACGCCTACTTCGCGGCAGCCTGCAAAATAGGTGGTCACACTCCACACGTACTGCGCGAAGCACTCAGCTGGCACATCAATCTGGAAGAAACAGGGCGCATGCAGCCTCTCTGA
- a CDS encoding NAD(P)(+) transhydrogenase (Re/Si-specific) subunit beta, translating to MSMNLVTTLYLIASICFIQALKGLSHPTTSRRGNLFGMLGMALAVITTVGLVYKLGSEMAAPGIGYIIFGLLVGGTAGSIMAKRVEMTKMPELVAFMHSMIGLAAVFIAIAAVVEPQSLGIVRHLGDAIPAGNRLELFLGAAIGAITFSGSVIAFGKLSGKYKFRLFQGAPVQFAGQHKLNLAIGLATLTFGVIFIVSGNLNAFALMLALAFVLGVLLIIPIGGADMPVVVSMLNSYSGWAAAGIGFSLNNSMLIIAGSLVGSSGAILSYIMCKAMNRSFFNVIGGGFGGHADAAGPAGDKEARPVKSGSADDATFLLSNADTVIIVPGYGLAVARAQHALKELTEKLTHRGITVKYAIHPVAGRMPGHMNVLLAEAEVPYDQVFEMEDINSEFGQADVVLVLGANDVVNPAAKNDPKSPIAGMPILEAYKAKTVIVNKRSMASGYAGLDNELFYLDKTMMVFGDAKKVIEDMVKAIE from the coding sequence ATGAGCATGAATCTGGTCACTACGCTGTACCTGATCGCCTCGATCTGCTTCATTCAGGCGCTCAAGGGCTTGTCTCACCCCACCACATCGCGACGCGGCAACCTGTTCGGCATGCTCGGCATGGCGCTGGCAGTGATCACCACCGTTGGCCTGGTCTACAAACTCGGCTCCGAGATGGCCGCCCCCGGCATTGGCTACATCATCTTTGGCCTGTTGGTCGGCGGCACGGCCGGTTCGATCATGGCCAAGCGCGTTGAAATGACCAAGATGCCGGAACTGGTCGCCTTCATGCACAGCATGATCGGCCTGGCAGCTGTGTTCATCGCCATCGCAGCCGTCGTCGAGCCGCAATCGCTGGGCATCGTTCGGCACCTGGGTGACGCCATTCCAGCGGGCAACCGTCTGGAACTGTTCCTCGGGGCCGCCATTGGCGCCATCACCTTCTCCGGTTCGGTGATCGCTTTCGGCAAGCTCTCGGGCAAGTACAAATTCCGCCTGTTCCAGGGCGCACCCGTACAGTTTGCCGGCCAGCATAAACTTAACCTGGCCATTGGCCTGGCGACACTGACGTTTGGCGTCATCTTTATAGTGAGCGGCAATCTGAATGCGTTCGCCCTGATGCTGGCGTTGGCGTTCGTTCTCGGCGTGCTGCTGATCATCCCTATCGGCGGCGCAGACATGCCGGTCGTGGTGTCGATGCTAAACAGCTATTCGGGCTGGGCAGCGGCAGGGATCGGTTTCTCGCTGAACAACTCGATGCTGATCATCGCCGGTTCGCTGGTGGGCTCTTCGGGTGCAATCCTCTCGTACATCATGTGCAAGGCGATGAACCGCTCGTTCTTCAACGTCATCGGCGGCGGCTTCGGCGGTCATGCGGACGCGGCGGGCCCAGCGGGTGACAAAGAAGCGCGGCCGGTCAAATCCGGTTCGGCAGATGACGCCACCTTCCTCCTGAGCAACGCCGACACGGTGATCATCGTTCCAGGCTATGGCTTGGCAGTGGCTCGGGCGCAACACGCACTAAAGGAGCTCACAGAGAAGCTCACCCATCGTGGCATCACGGTGAAGTACGCCATTCATCCGGTTGCAGGGCGGATGCCGGGGCACATGAACGTACTGCTGGCCGAGGCAGAAGTGCCTTACGACCAGGTGTTCGAGATGGAGGACATCAACTCCGAGTTCGGCCAGGCTGACGTGGTTCTGGTGCTGGGCGCCAACGACGTGGTCAACCCGGCAGCGAAGAATGACCCTAAATCGCCAATTGCCGGGATGCCGATCCTTGAGGCTTACAAAGCCAAGACCGTGATCGTCAACAAGCGCTCTATGGCCAGCGGCTATGCAGGCCTGGACAACGAACTGTTCTACCTGGACAAAACCATGATGGTGTTCGGCGATGCCAAGAAAGTGATTGAGGACATGGTCAAAGCCATCGAATAA
- a CDS encoding NAD(P) transhydrogenase subunit alpha has translation MEELISPGIYNLIIFVLAIYVGYHVVWNVTPALHTPLMAVTNAISAIVIVGAMLAAALTVTPLGKTMGTLAVMLAAVNVFGGFLVTRRMLEMFKKKAPKAKVEVQKP, from the coding sequence ATGGAAGAGCTGATCTCCCCTGGCATCTACAACCTGATCATCTTCGTGCTGGCGATTTATGTCGGTTATCACGTGGTCTGGAACGTAACGCCTGCACTGCACACGCCACTGATGGCCGTGACTAACGCCATCTCGGCCATTGTCATCGTCGGCGCCATGTTGGCCGCCGCGCTGACCGTAACGCCGCTGGGCAAGACCATGGGCACCCTGGCGGTGATGCTGGCTGCCGTGAATGTGTTCGGTGGCTTCCTGGTCACCCGGCGCATGCTGGAAATGTTCAAGAAGAAAGCACCCAAAGCCAAGGTTGAGGTGCAGAAGCCATGA
- a CDS encoding Re/Si-specific NAD(P)(+) transhydrogenase subunit alpha, with translation MHIGIPLETHAGETRVAATPETIKKLIGQGHRVTVQSGAGVTASVPDSAYEAAGATIGSATDAFGAELILNVVAPSDSELTHIKSGTIVVGMLNPFNNETIGKMAECGITAFALEAAPRTSRAQSLDVLSSQANIAGYKAVLVAAHHYPRFMPMLMTAAGTVKAARVLILGAGVAGLQAIATAKRLGAVIEASDVRPAVKEQIESLGAKFVDVPYETDEERECAVGVGGYARPMPASWMQRQAVAVHERAKLADIVITTALIPGRKAPVLLSAETVAQMKPGSVVIDLAAAQGGNCPLTVADQVVSAHGVTIVGYTNLPAMVAADASALYARNLLDFMKLLFTPEGQLQINLEDDIVAACLMCRDGQVIRKNG, from the coding sequence GTGCACATTGGTATTCCTCTCGAAACCCATGCGGGTGAAACGCGGGTTGCCGCAACCCCGGAAACCATTAAGAAGCTGATCGGCCAAGGCCATCGGGTCACTGTGCAAAGCGGCGCAGGCGTCACTGCCAGTGTTCCGGACAGTGCCTATGAAGCGGCGGGCGCCACCATTGGTAGCGCCACGGATGCCTTCGGTGCCGAGCTGATTCTCAACGTTGTCGCACCCAGCGACAGCGAGCTGACCCACATCAAGAGCGGCACGATCGTCGTGGGCATGCTCAATCCGTTCAACAACGAAACGATTGGCAAGATGGCAGAGTGCGGCATTACCGCCTTCGCCCTTGAAGCCGCGCCGCGTACCTCGCGCGCGCAAAGCCTCGACGTGCTGTCCTCGCAAGCCAACATCGCCGGCTATAAAGCCGTGCTGGTGGCCGCGCATCACTATCCGCGCTTCATGCCGATGCTGATGACTGCTGCAGGTACCGTGAAGGCCGCCCGCGTGCTGATCCTTGGTGCCGGTGTAGCGGGGCTGCAGGCGATTGCCACCGCCAAGCGTCTGGGCGCGGTGATCGAAGCATCCGACGTGCGTCCTGCGGTGAAGGAACAAATCGAATCCCTCGGCGCCAAGTTCGTCGACGTGCCTTACGAGACTGACGAAGAGCGTGAATGCGCGGTCGGCGTCGGCGGTTACGCCCGGCCGATGCCGGCCAGCTGGATGCAACGCCAGGCCGTCGCGGTCCACGAGCGCGCCAAACTGGCCGACATCGTGATCACCACCGCGTTGATTCCGGGTCGCAAGGCGCCTGTGCTGCTCAGCGCCGAGACCGTCGCGCAGATGAAACCAGGCTCGGTCGTCATTGATCTTGCGGCGGCTCAGGGCGGCAACTGCCCACTGACCGTGGCCGATCAAGTAGTCAGCGCACACGGCGTGACCATCGTCGGCTATACCAACCTGCCTGCGATGGTCGCGGCTGATGCCTCTGCGCTCTACGCACGCAACCTGTTGGACTTCATGAAGCTGCTGTTCACCCCTGAAGGGCAGCTGCAGATCAATCTCGAAGACGACATCGTCGCCGCGTGCCTGATGTGCCGCGACGGCCAAGTCATCCGCAAGAACGGCTAA
- a CDS encoding LysR family transcriptional regulator produces the protein MRRKIPSTTALISFEAAARHESFTKAAQELSLTQGAICRQIAGLEEFLNVELFRRSRRGVKLTEAGLSYSRRVATQLDAVERDTLSVMGQQGANVIELAVVPTFGTQWLLPRLKDFQQCHPDVTVNLTNRTRPFLFADTDFDAAIYFGDADWSGTESHRLMGENPMPVCSPNLLGNFDTLSAQAIAELPLLQQTTRPYAWRQWFGSLNLNIPRDMTGPRYELFSMLAQAAMHEMGIALIPPFLIQRELAEKRLVIANTHALSSIKAYYLMIPERKVESASLRAFRDWLVGQAHSYALITERPAAIN, from the coding sequence ATGCGCAGAAAGATCCCCAGCACAACCGCACTCATCAGCTTCGAGGCGGCAGCCCGACACGAGAGCTTTACCAAGGCGGCGCAAGAGCTTTCCCTCACTCAAGGCGCCATTTGCCGACAGATCGCCGGTTTGGAAGAGTTCCTTAATGTCGAACTCTTCCGACGCTCACGCCGCGGCGTGAAACTGACCGAAGCCGGGCTTTCTTATAGTCGTCGCGTGGCAACACAACTGGATGCGGTCGAGCGTGACACGCTATCGGTCATGGGTCAGCAGGGCGCTAACGTGATTGAGCTGGCGGTTGTGCCGACCTTTGGCACTCAGTGGTTGCTGCCGCGACTCAAGGATTTCCAGCAATGCCATCCCGACGTAACGGTCAATCTCACCAACCGCACGCGGCCATTTCTGTTTGCCGACACCGACTTCGACGCAGCGATCTATTTTGGTGACGCGGACTGGTCCGGTACCGAGTCACATCGGCTGATGGGGGAAAACCCGATGCCGGTGTGCAGCCCCAATCTTTTGGGCAATTTCGACACGCTGAGCGCACAGGCAATTGCTGAATTACCTTTGCTGCAACAAACCACACGCCCCTATGCCTGGCGCCAGTGGTTCGGCTCTCTGAACCTGAATATTCCCCGCGACATGACAGGGCCGCGTTACGAGCTATTCTCCATGCTTGCCCAAGCCGCCATGCACGAGATGGGGATTGCCTTGATTCCGCCCTTCCTGATCCAGCGCGAACTGGCCGAGAAGCGCTTGGTCATTGCCAACACCCACGCGCTATCGAGTATCAAGGCCTATTACCTGATGATTCCGGAGCGAAAGGTGGAATCAGCGTCTTTACGCGCATTTCGCGACTGGCTCGTGGGACAGGCTCATAGCTATGCGCTAATCACCGAGCGGCCCGCAGCCATTAACTGA
- a CDS encoding acyl-CoA dehydrogenase: protein MGGKASFNWIDPLLLDQQLTEEERMVRDSAEQFARDKLAPRVLEAFRHEHTDPAIFREMGEIGLLGATIPEQYGGSGLNYVCYGLIAREVERVDSGYRSMMSVQSSLVMVPINEFGTEAQKQKYLPKLATGEWIGCFGLTEPNHGSDPGAMITRAKKVDGGYRLSGSKMWITNSPIADVFVVWGKDDAGDIRGFVLEKGWAGLTAPAIHGKVGLRASITGEIVMDNVFVPEENIFPDVRGLKGPFTCLNSARYGISWGALGAAEFCWHTARQYTLDRHQFGRPLAATQLIQKKLADMQTEITLALQGCLRLGRMKDEGTAAVEITSMMKRNSCGKSLDIARMARDMLGGNGISDEFGVARHLVNLEVVNTYEGTHDVHALILGRAQTGIQAFY from the coding sequence ATGGGCGGCAAAGCAAGCTTCAACTGGATCGACCCGCTGTTGCTGGATCAACAGCTCACTGAAGAAGAGCGCATGGTGCGTGACAGCGCTGAACAGTTTGCCCGTGACAAGCTGGCACCGCGTGTTCTTGAAGCCTTTCGCCATGAACATACTGATCCTGCCATTTTTCGCGAAATGGGTGAAATAGGTCTGTTGGGCGCGACCATCCCTGAGCAATACGGCGGCAGCGGTCTGAATTACGTGTGCTACGGCTTGATCGCTCGCGAAGTTGAGCGCGTCGACTCCGGCTATCGCTCCATGATGAGTGTTCAGTCCTCTCTGGTGATGGTGCCAATCAACGAATTCGGTACCGAAGCACAGAAACAGAAATACCTGCCCAAGCTGGCCACCGGCGAATGGATTGGTTGTTTCGGTCTTACCGAGCCTAACCACGGCTCCGATCCGGGCGCGATGATTACCCGTGCCAAGAAGGTTGACGGCGGCTATCGCCTGTCTGGCAGCAAAATGTGGATCACTAACAGCCCGATTGCGGATGTATTCGTTGTCTGGGGTAAAGACGATGCGGGCGACATTCGCGGTTTCGTTCTGGAAAAAGGCTGGGCGGGCCTGACTGCGCCGGCTATCCACGGCAAGGTGGGTCTGCGTGCCTCGATCACTGGCGAGATCGTGATGGACAACGTGTTCGTGCCCGAAGAAAACATCTTCCCGGACGTCCGTGGCTTGAAAGGTCCTTTCACCTGTCTTAACTCGGCACGTTACGGGATTTCGTGGGGCGCGTTGGGGGCTGCCGAGTTCTGCTGGCACACCGCACGTCAATACACCCTGGATCGTCATCAGTTCGGGCGCCCGTTGGCGGCGACTCAGCTCATCCAGAAGAAGCTGGCTGACATGCAGACTGAAATCACCTTGGCCTTGCAGGGATGCTTGCGCTTGGGTCGGATGAAAGACGAAGGCACTGCTGCGGTCGAAATCACCTCGATGATGAAGCGCAACTCATGCGGCAAGTCTCTGGACATTGCACGGATGGCGCGGGACATGTTGGGCGGCAATGGCATCTCCGACGAGTTCGGTGTTGCCCGTCATTTGGTCAACCTGGAAGTCGTGAATACCTATGAAGGTACCCATGACGTCCATGCGCTGATCCTGGGTCGTGCACAGACTGGCATTCAAGCCTTCTATTAA
- a CDS encoding CaiB/BaiF CoA-transferase family protein, whose product MGALSHLRVLDLSRVLAGPWAGQILADLGAEVIKVERPGNGDDTRAWGPPFLKDAEGENTSEAAYYLSANRNKQSVTIDFTRPEGQKLVRELAAKSDIVIENFKVGGLAAYGLDYETLKAINPKLIYCSITGFGQSGPYAKRAGYDFMIQGLGGLMSLTGRPEGDEGAGPVKVGVALTDILTGLYSTVAILAALAHRDQGGVGQHIDMALLDVQVACLANQAMNYLTTGVAPRRLGNAHPNIVPYQDFPTADGNFILTVGNDGQFRKFAEVAGQPQWAEDPRFLTNNLRVAHRAELIPLIRQATVFKTTAEWVTALERAGVPCGPINDLAQVFADPQVQARGLAITMPHALAGSVPQVASPIRLSETPVEYRFAPPLLGEHTLEVLERVLGLDADAVDVLRQAGVL is encoded by the coding sequence ATGGGCGCGCTTTCACATCTACGGGTCCTCGACTTGTCGCGGGTTCTTGCTGGACCTTGGGCCGGACAGATTCTTGCTGACCTCGGTGCCGAGGTGATCAAGGTCGAACGCCCAGGCAATGGCGATGACACTCGCGCCTGGGGCCCTCCGTTCCTTAAGGACGCCGAGGGCGAGAACACCAGTGAAGCGGCGTATTACCTGTCGGCCAACAGGAACAAGCAGTCAGTCACCATAGACTTCACCCGGCCTGAGGGTCAGAAGTTGGTGCGGGAGCTGGCTGCCAAGTCCGACATCGTCATCGAGAACTTCAAGGTCGGTGGGTTGGCGGCATATGGCTTGGACTATGAGACGCTAAAAGCCATCAATCCCAAGCTTATCTATTGCTCGATCACCGGGTTTGGCCAAAGCGGTCCTTATGCCAAGCGGGCCGGCTACGATTTCATGATTCAAGGCCTTGGTGGTTTGATGAGCCTTACGGGGCGTCCGGAGGGTGATGAGGGCGCCGGGCCGGTCAAGGTCGGTGTGGCGCTGACGGACATTCTTACCGGGCTCTATTCGACGGTTGCGATTCTGGCGGCTCTCGCTCACCGGGATCAGGGCGGTGTTGGTCAGCATATCGATATGGCTTTGCTTGATGTGCAAGTGGCTTGTCTGGCCAATCAGGCGATGAACTACCTGACGACCGGGGTGGCGCCACGCAGGTTGGGCAACGCTCATCCCAATATCGTGCCTTACCAGGATTTTCCCACTGCTGATGGCAACTTCATCCTTACGGTAGGTAATGACGGTCAGTTCAGAAAGTTCGCCGAGGTTGCCGGGCAACCGCAGTGGGCTGAAGATCCGCGCTTCCTGACTAATAACCTGCGCGTTGCCCATAGGGCCGAACTGATCCCTCTCATCCGCCAGGCGACGGTTTTCAAGACCACCGCTGAATGGGTGACTGCGCTCGAGCGTGCCGGCGTGCCGTGTGGGCCGATTAACGACCTGGCACAGGTGTTTGCTGATCCACAGGTTCAGGCGCGCGGGCTGGCTATTACTATGCCGCACGCGCTGGCCGGAAGTGTGCCTCAGGTCGCCAGCCCTATCCGGTTGTCTGAGACGCCGGTTGAGTATCGTTTTGCCCCGCCGCTATTGGGTGAACATACGTTGGAGGTATTAGAGCGTGTCCTGGGTCTGGATGCCGACGCTGTAGATGTTCTGCGCCAGGCAGGTGTGCTGTAG